A genomic window from Sporosarcina sp. Marseille-Q4063 includes:
- the gvpQ gene encoding gas vesicle protein GvpQ, with the protein MDKPLAKTAGKVAEKVIEHTPEPIKDKVKEVAADKAKEKVVENVQDKGDKLTEKLGDAKEKLVDKVEDNAGEAKEKTRNVLLSARDKLGKVVDAGEELQDKISSANKSDDKRKVKGVSDIKGISSIKTSKDIKGATEIKTINDIRTIGS; encoded by the coding sequence ATGGACAAGCCACTGGCAAAAACTGCAGGGAAAGTAGCCGAAAAAGTGATTGAACACACGCCAGAACCGATTAAAGACAAAGTGAAAGAAGTTGCAGCCGATAAGGCCAAGGAAAAAGTTGTCGAGAATGTCCAGGACAAGGGAGATAAATTAACCGAAAAACTGGGAGACGCCAAAGAAAAGTTGGTCGATAAAGTTGAAGACAATGCAGGAGAAGCGAAGGAAAAAACCCGAAATGTACTGCTTTCCGCCCGAGATAAGCTTGGGAAAGTGGTCGATGCAGGGGAAGAACTTCAGGATAAAATATCCTCGGCAAATAAAAGTGATGATAAACGGAAAGTAAAGGGTGTTTCGGACATTAAGGGAATTAGCTCGATCAAGACGTCCAAGGATATTAAGGGAGCCACCGAGATTAAAACTATAAACGACATTCGGACCATTGGATCTTAA
- the gvpA gene encoding gas vesicle structural protein GvpA: MSVQKSTDSSSLAEVIDRILDKGIVIDAFVRVSVVGIEILTVEARVVIASVDTWLRYAEAVGLLQDGAEEDDFALESNEGNARFSI; encoded by the coding sequence ATGTCAGTTCAAAAAAGTACAGATAGTTCAAGTTTAGCGGAGGTTATTGACAGAATTCTGGACAAAGGGATTGTAATTGATGCATTTGTCAGAGTATCAGTTGTCGGGATTGAAATTTTGACAGTTGAAGCAAGGGTGGTCATTGCCAGTGTTGATACATGGCTGCGATATGCAGAAGCGGTTGGGTTGCTACAAGACGGCGCTGAAGAAGACGATTTTGCCCTCGAGTCGAATGAAGGCAATGCTCGATTTAGTATCTAG
- a CDS encoding alanine--glyoxylate aminotransferase family protein, with the protein MRNEDMLLIPGPTPVVDSIYDAMAQETRSHTDGRFTAIYKEAIDMTREMFQTDGEVFVVSGSGTLAMEMALVNTVAAGEKLLVVSQGYFGDRFIKLGEAFGIKVEVLQSEWGKQVTAAEVEAKLATDKFKAVTITHADTSTGVVADLDALVPVIKKHGALIILDGVVATAAIEEDMSKEYGNPDYKIDVILTGSQKAIGVPPGLAIVAFNKTALAAREEIERVPAYYADIYNWIPIMNDPSKYFATPPVNLIYAYHEGMRMVLDEGLEKRYIRHEAYGKAVRAGLAEFGMKALADEAVAASTLSCILYPEGVDDATFRAEMAKKGVILAGSLAHLGGKAFRIGHMGNTTAEMLEKAVELIGDTLNEMGHKVDSTKAVEKFRERLEVTV; encoded by the coding sequence ATGCGTAACGAAGACATGCTACTCATTCCTGGACCAACACCAGTCGTCGATTCAATTTATGATGCAATGGCACAGGAAACAAGAAGCCACACCGACGGAAGATTCACCGCGATTTACAAAGAGGCAATCGACATGACCCGAGAAATGTTCCAAACAGACGGAGAAGTATTTGTCGTGTCGGGTTCCGGAACGCTTGCGATGGAAATGGCACTTGTGAATACGGTTGCGGCTGGAGAAAAGTTGTTAGTCGTCAGCCAAGGCTATTTCGGCGACCGTTTCATTAAATTAGGCGAGGCGTTCGGCATCAAGGTTGAAGTGCTTCAATCCGAGTGGGGCAAGCAAGTAACGGCTGCCGAAGTCGAAGCCAAGCTCGCTACCGATAAATTTAAAGCTGTAACGATAACGCACGCGGATACTTCTACGGGAGTCGTCGCCGATTTAGACGCGCTCGTGCCAGTCATCAAAAAGCACGGTGCACTGATCATATTGGACGGGGTTGTTGCAACCGCGGCGATTGAAGAAGATATGAGTAAAGAATACGGCAATCCTGACTATAAAATTGACGTGATTCTAACCGGCTCGCAAAAAGCGATTGGCGTACCACCAGGTCTTGCAATCGTCGCTTTCAATAAAACCGCATTGGCTGCGCGCGAGGAAATTGAACGCGTGCCGGCTTACTATGCTGATATTTACAACTGGATTCCGATCATGAACGACCCGAGCAAATATTTCGCGACCCCGCCTGTGAACCTAATTTACGCTTACCACGAAGGCATGCGCATGGTTCTGGATGAAGGTCTTGAAAAACGTTATATTCGCCATGAAGCTTACGGAAAAGCAGTGCGCGCAGGGCTTGCTGAATTCGGAATGAAGGCGTTGGCAGACGAAGCAGTCGCCGCATCAACATTAAGCTGTATTCTGTACCCTGAAGGCGTGGACGACGCGACATTCCGTGCCGAAATGGCGAAAAAAGGCGTTATCCTAGCAGGTTCCTTAGCTCATCTAGGCGGAAAAGCATTCCGAATCGGGCATATGGGGAATACGACTGCGGAAATGCTGGAAAAAGCGGTTGAGCTGATCGGGGATACGTTGAATGAAATGGGTCATAAAGTTGACTCGACGAAGGCTGTTGAGAAATTTAGAGAGCGATTAGAAGTCACAGTGTGA
- a CDS encoding multidrug efflux SMR transporter, translated as MAWISLVAAGVFEMFGVAMINKLHKDRNWQSLVLLTLSFGASFIFLAYSMKTLPMGTAYAIWTGIGASGGAILGMVLYGESSDWKRLVFIGMVLGAAVGLKLVS; from the coding sequence ATGGCGTGGATTTCTTTAGTAGCAGCAGGCGTGTTTGAAATGTTTGGTGTTGCAATGATTAATAAGTTGCATAAAGACCGGAATTGGCAATCATTAGTACTCTTGACTCTCTCGTTTGGCGCAAGTTTTATATTTCTTGCATATTCCATGAAAACACTTCCGATGGGTACAGCTTATGCAATTTGGACAGGTATTGGCGCGTCTGGTGGAGCAATTTTAGGTATGGTTTTATATGGAGAGTCATCAGACTGGAAAAGACTTGTTTTTATAGGAATGGTTTTGGGTGCCGCAGTAGGTCTAAAACTCGTCTCGTAA
- the gvpO gene encoding gas vesicle protein GvpO, giving the protein MEIKQIIENVTEFFNEFVAPVHKITAIEASDDNGWKLTVEVIEEKEYMKRYAKDEMLGVYDVRLNEEKEITSYKRWDIRFRSAIKMGE; this is encoded by the coding sequence ATGGAAATTAAACAGATAATCGAAAATGTGACGGAATTTTTTAATGAATTTGTTGCCCCGGTCCATAAAATTACTGCCATAGAAGCAAGTGATGATAATGGCTGGAAGTTGACGGTGGAAGTCATTGAGGAAAAGGAATATATGAAGAGATATGCAAAGGATGAAATGCTTGGCGTTTATGATGTCCGTCTCAATGAGGAGAAGGAAATCACATCCTATAAAAGATGGGATATCCGTTTTAGAAGCGCCATCAAAATGGGAGAGTAA
- a CDS encoding gas vesicle protein, which yields MEHSMQSNTIVDVLEKILDKGVVIAGDITVGVADVELLTIKIRLIVASVDKAKEIGMDWWETDPYLSSKAVDSNTKALEEENRQLHERLEMLENSMLASGLKTN from the coding sequence ATGGAACATTCCATGCAATCCAACACGATTGTAGACGTACTTGAGAAGATACTCGATAAAGGAGTGGTGATTGCAGGAGACATTACAGTCGGCGTTGCGGATGTAGAATTACTCACCATCAAAATCAGACTGATTGTTGCTTCGGTCGACAAGGCAAAAGAAATCGGCATGGACTGGTGGGAAACCGATCCTTATCTATCTTCCAAAGCGGTTGACAGCAATACAAAAGCGCTAGAGGAAGAGAATCGACAGCTCCACGAAAGGCTCGAAATGCTCGAAAACAGCATGTTAGCTAGCGGACTCAAAACCAATTAG
- a CDS encoding GvpL/GvpF family gas vesicle protein, whose protein sequence is MDSLIYLYGLIPTEEAIKQQLPSNKGFDGKGHMYTLALGKATAVVCDLDAKEYSEESIQEQINNNMEWLQEKAFHHHETVMMLSKMYTIVPLKFCTLFKNQASLENAVQTKEADLIDTFASIHGNEEWNLKIYCDDQLLKEQVSESNPAIEAKREEINQLSKGKQFFAKKKLDKLIESELEEEKNRISENIHGHLSEIALKGNIKKTWSNDVTGRKDEMTWNSVYLIPAADVENFLRQIQQYEKDMKGMGWQFEATGPWPAYHFSNFS, encoded by the coding sequence ATGGACAGTCTCATTTACTTATATGGATTGATACCGACAGAGGAAGCAATCAAACAACAGCTGCCTTCTAATAAAGGCTTCGATGGCAAAGGGCATATGTACACCCTCGCTTTAGGCAAGGCAACTGCTGTTGTCTGCGACCTTGATGCAAAAGAGTACTCGGAAGAAAGTATTCAGGAACAAATTAACAATAACATGGAGTGGCTCCAGGAAAAGGCTTTTCACCATCACGAGACTGTCATGATGCTCTCAAAGATGTACACGATAGTACCCCTGAAGTTTTGTACGCTGTTTAAAAACCAGGCAAGTTTGGAAAACGCAGTACAGACGAAGGAAGCGGATTTGATTGATACATTTGCCTCGATTCACGGAAACGAGGAGTGGAATTTGAAAATCTACTGCGATGATCAATTGCTAAAAGAACAAGTGAGTGAGAGCAATCCGGCCATTGAAGCAAAACGAGAAGAAATAAACCAACTTTCTAAAGGAAAGCAATTTTTCGCGAAGAAAAAGCTAGATAAGCTGATTGAATCCGAGTTGGAAGAAGAAAAAAACAGAATTAGTGAAAACATCCATGGACATCTAAGCGAAATTGCGCTAAAAGGAAATATCAAAAAAACTTGGAGCAATGACGTAACGGGAAGAAAAGATGAGATGACCTGGAATAGCGTCTATCTGATTCCCGCGGCAGATGTAGAAAACTTTTTAAGACAGATTCAGCAATATGAAAAGGACATGAAGGGAATGGGATGGCAGTTTGAAGCAACTGGGCCATGGCCGGCCTACCACTTCTCCAACTTTTCATAA
- a CDS encoding (Fe-S)-binding protein — protein sequence MMSTEEKARIQQGFKEKMDYNELMNCTRCGFCLPSCPTYIESGKEEINSPRGRIALMKGVVDGLIEPDEDVKRSIDLCLGCRACEPVCPSGVNFGHLLEQARDAIYQTNSQSLPEKAMRSIFFNNLFPYHNRMIGAVGLLGFYQRSGLQKVTRSVGIMNLFPETMRTMEKVLPEVPKKKEMKRRQRHFAPLRERKKNVAFFSGCLMDTIFMSTNDSTTKLLQYAGCEIVVPETQGCCGALHGHSGEKDRAKEMAKRNIEAFEKAEVDYIITNAGGCGAFLVDYGHLLKDDPEWSERAQAFSDKIKDITSILVELEFDKLPLRLDDQIVTYQDSCHLKNGQKTFLEPRKLLQSIEGVTFVEMHDAGRCCGSAGIYNIVESDMSMQILDYKMEQTKKTNAKTIVTTNPGCLLQMKLGIEREGLADQMDAVHIVDLLITAYENAESTQNGTSRKV from the coding sequence ATGATGAGCACAGAGGAAAAAGCGCGGATTCAACAAGGTTTCAAAGAGAAAATGGATTACAACGAACTGATGAATTGCACGCGATGCGGGTTTTGCTTACCGAGTTGTCCGACGTATATTGAATCTGGAAAAGAAGAGATTAATTCGCCTCGCGGAAGAATCGCATTGATGAAAGGTGTCGTCGATGGGCTCATCGAACCGGATGAAGACGTGAAACGGTCCATTGACTTATGTTTGGGATGCCGCGCGTGCGAACCCGTTTGTCCATCGGGCGTAAACTTTGGTCATTTACTCGAACAAGCACGAGATGCAATCTATCAAACGAACAGTCAATCTCTTCCCGAAAAAGCGATGCGAAGTATTTTCTTTAACAATCTATTTCCGTATCACAACAGAATGATCGGCGCAGTCGGTTTACTAGGATTTTACCAACGATCTGGTCTTCAAAAAGTGACAAGATCAGTTGGAATCATGAACCTTTTCCCGGAAACGATGCGGACGATGGAAAAAGTGTTGCCCGAAGTTCCTAAGAAAAAGGAAATGAAACGAAGACAACGTCATTTTGCGCCGCTACGAGAACGAAAGAAAAACGTCGCCTTTTTCTCAGGTTGTTTAATGGATACGATTTTCATGTCTACCAATGATTCAACGACAAAGCTATTGCAATATGCAGGATGCGAAATTGTCGTACCGGAAACGCAGGGCTGTTGCGGGGCATTGCATGGGCATAGCGGCGAGAAGGACCGGGCGAAAGAAATGGCCAAGCGCAATATCGAAGCGTTTGAAAAGGCCGAAGTCGACTACATCATCACGAATGCCGGCGGTTGCGGTGCATTTCTAGTAGACTACGGGCATCTTCTAAAAGATGATCCCGAGTGGAGCGAACGGGCGCAAGCCTTTTCCGATAAAATCAAAGACATCACAAGCATATTGGTCGAACTTGAATTTGATAAACTGCCGCTTCGACTCGATGACCAAATCGTCACGTACCAAGATTCTTGTCATTTGAAAAATGGCCAGAAGACATTTTTAGAACCTCGTAAATTATTGCAATCGATTGAAGGCGTTACATTTGTTGAAATGCATGATGCGGGCCGTTGCTGTGGATCTGCAGGCATTTATAACATCGTAGAGTCTGACATGTCGATGCAAATTTTGGATTATAAAATGGAACAAACGAAAAAGACCAACGCGAAAACCATTGTAACGACGAACCCCGGCTGTTTATTGCAAATGAAGCTCGGAATTGAACGCGAGGGATTGGCGGATCAAATGGACGCGGTGCATATTGTTGATTTGCTCATAACGGCGTATGAAAACGCCGAAAGTACTCAGAATGGTACTAGTCGAAAAGTTTAA
- the gvpT gene encoding GvpT/GvpP family gas vesicle accessory protein, whose protein sequence is MSDQESNENYEEAEREEQKETESNQPTQEKKGPNYSMNFALIGGVVGAGIGLLANPATSQKAMKKLGESELVKVASEEFRKTAQELLAGQAQNSIKHLASGYMSKIEQGLLSPKNDDNSVPNQEKQQSYNEIKEENKQLNDRLEKIEEMLNDLVATK, encoded by the coding sequence ATGAGCGATCAAGAATCCAATGAAAATTATGAAGAGGCGGAAAGGGAAGAACAGAAGGAAACGGAAAGTAATCAGCCGACACAAGAAAAGAAAGGTCCGAATTATTCCATGAACTTTGCGCTGATTGGCGGGGTGGTTGGAGCAGGAATCGGGTTGCTTGCCAATCCGGCTACGAGCCAGAAGGCCATGAAAAAATTAGGCGAATCTGAATTGGTCAAAGTGGCGAGCGAGGAATTCAGAAAAACGGCTCAGGAGCTTCTAGCAGGGCAAGCGCAAAACAGCATCAAACATCTTGCTTCGGGCTATATGAGTAAAATCGAACAAGGGCTACTGTCCCCGAAGAATGATGATAACAGTGTTCCAAACCAGGAAAAGCAACAAAGCTATAACGAGATAAAAGAAGAAAACAAACAGTTAAACGATCGACTTGAAAAGATTGAAGAGATGCTGAATGATCTTGTGGCTACCAAGTGA
- a CDS encoding bifunctional 2-polyprenyl-6-hydroxyphenol methylase/3-demethylubiquinol 3-O-methyltransferase UbiG: MDSLEVVRKFYDETVNYEWERLERHKVEFELSKRFMNRYIKPNDKVLDLGGGPGRYSLYLAQRGCDVTLADLSQENVNFAVNKAKELDLPLKALQVDSRDLSTIEDGQYDYVLCMGPMYHLKSESDRVKTIKECLKKLKPGGTIFVAFVSSYSFVWDYLIHNPEFILDNERKSQLNMIVADEDFAGQGFSDNFFISPKNVLPFFDQFELEKLHLLNCESFLYLREPELLKQNPAVLNAWLDFAEQVCEREDLLSLAEHIMYIGKKTE; encoded by the coding sequence TTGGATAGTTTAGAAGTAGTGAGAAAATTTTATGATGAAACAGTAAATTATGAGTGGGAACGGCTTGAACGTCACAAAGTAGAATTTGAACTTAGCAAGCGCTTTATGAATCGTTATATTAAGCCTAATGACAAAGTATTGGACCTCGGTGGTGGTCCGGGTAGGTATTCACTTTATCTTGCCCAACGTGGGTGCGATGTGACATTAGCCGACCTTTCACAAGAGAATGTAAACTTTGCAGTGAACAAGGCAAAAGAACTTGATCTCCCTCTTAAAGCCTTGCAAGTTGATAGTCGTGATCTATCAACCATTGAAGATGGCCAATATGATTATGTGCTATGCATGGGGCCTATGTATCATCTCAAAAGCGAGAGCGATAGAGTGAAAACTATTAAGGAATGTTTAAAAAAGCTGAAACCAGGAGGAACCATTTTTGTGGCATTTGTTTCTTCTTACTCTTTCGTTTGGGATTATCTCATACATAATCCTGAATTTATATTAGATAATGAGCGGAAATCCCAACTAAATATGATAGTGGCAGATGAAGACTTTGCGGGACAAGGGTTTTCAGATAATTTTTTCATCTCTCCTAAAAATGTACTTCCATTCTTCGATCAGTTTGAGCTCGAAAAACTTCATTTACTTAACTGTGAAAGTTTTTTATATCTTCGCGAGCCAGAACTTCTCAAACAGAATCCTGCAGTTCTAAACGCTTGGTTAGATTTTGCAGAACAGGTATGTGAACGAGAGGATTTATTGAGTTTAGCAGAACATATTATGTATATTGGTAAAAAAACTGAATAA
- a CDS encoding multidrug efflux SMR transporter, with product MNNDWIKVFIAAFFEVFWVIGLKHANDFWTWAGTAIAIFISFYLMIMAGRKLPVGTVYAVFVGLGTAGTVFSEILFFEEPFKVEKVLLILVLLAGVIGLKLVTTDNVQKGDES from the coding sequence ATGAATAATGATTGGATTAAAGTATTTATTGCTGCTTTCTTTGAGGTTTTTTGGGTGATTGGTTTAAAACATGCAAATGACTTTTGGACGTGGGCTGGAACTGCAATTGCGATCTTTATCAGTTTCTATTTAATGATTATGGCTGGACGAAAACTTCCAGTAGGAACTGTATATGCAGTTTTTGTTGGCCTAGGTACTGCAGGAACTGTGTTTTCTGAAATTCTATTCTTTGAAGAACCATTTAAAGTAGAAAAAGTACTCTTGATTTTAGTTTTATTGGCAGGCGTAATTGGCTTGAAGTTAGTGACAACGGACAATGTTCAGAAAGGGGATGAATCTTGA
- the gvpJ gene encoding gas vesicle protein GvpJ, whose amino-acid sequence MSVQKSTDSSSLAEVIDRILDKGIVIDAFVRVSLVGIEIITVEARVVIASVDTWLRYAEAVGLLQDDVQDKKEQLSY is encoded by the coding sequence ATGAGTGTTCAAAAAAGTACAGACAGTTCAAGCCTTGCCGAGGTGATTGATAGAATCCTGGATAAAGGAATTGTGATTGATGCCTTTGTAAGAGTGTCTCTAGTCGGGATTGAAATCATTACGGTGGAAGCCCGGGTGGTTATCGCTAGTGTGGATACCTGGCTCAGGTACGCAGAAGCTGTCGGCCTCTTGCAGGATGATGTCCAGGATAAAAAAGAGCAATTAAGTTATTAA
- the gvpU gene encoding gas vesicle accessory protein GvpU, whose protein sequence is MGNRSGHNKDNILEFLVQAANKHDFNLDITLNVKGAVITGTLVSAKEYFSTLSATLEDGNDIAQKLSEQLDQAGETAQNNDETEANFLHMKDTKVYCGDSKPTPSKGEILWRGKLSEIDGFFLGRILDGSDE, encoded by the coding sequence ATGGGTAATCGTTCTGGACATAATAAAGATAATATACTTGAGTTTTTGGTGCAAGCAGCGAATAAACACGACTTCAACTTGGATATCACTTTAAATGTTAAAGGAGCTGTCATTACCGGTACACTGGTATCGGCAAAGGAATACTTCAGCACCTTAAGCGCGACTCTTGAAGACGGAAATGACATTGCCCAGAAGCTAAGTGAACAGCTGGATCAGGCTGGGGAGACTGCTCAGAATAATGATGAAACCGAGGCTAATTTTCTTCATATGAAAGACACCAAAGTATATTGCGGCGACAGCAAGCCAACTCCTTCGAAGGGAGAAATTCTTTGGCGCGGCAAATTAAGCGAGATTGATGGTTTCTTTTTAGGGAGAATATTGGATGGCAGCGACGAGTAG
- the gvpN gene encoding gas vesicle protein GvpN — protein MTVLKDKIDKNSRAIIRDEKTEELLSRSLQYMKAGYPIHLTGPSGAGKTSLALALAKRRKKPVMLIHGNHELNNKDLIGDFTGYTSKKVVDNYIRSVYKRDENVTETWRDGRLLEAVKNGYTLVYDEFTRSLPTTNNIFLSILEEGVLPLYGTKLTEPFVRVHPDFAVIFTSNPDEYAGVYQTQDALLDRLITIYIDHKDHDRETAIVADKANIDDKDAAAITKLVAMLRGECLENTGPSLRASIMIARLAAEQKIKIDGSNPDFERLCLDILGHQVGRCIESDEPIKTAEKLIKKACSNMKPKQ, from the coding sequence GTGACGGTCTTAAAGGATAAAATCGACAAGAATTCACGGGCAATCATTCGTGATGAAAAGACGGAAGAACTGCTTTCCCGTTCGTTGCAGTACATGAAAGCCGGGTATCCCATCCATTTAACAGGCCCATCTGGAGCCGGAAAGACATCTCTTGCGCTTGCACTTGCTAAAAGAAGAAAAAAACCTGTCATGCTCATACACGGAAACCATGAGTTGAACAACAAGGACCTGATAGGCGACTTCACAGGTTATACGAGCAAGAAGGTAGTCGACAATTATATACGGTCGGTTTATAAGCGGGATGAAAACGTGACGGAGACATGGAGAGATGGACGATTGCTGGAGGCGGTTAAGAATGGATACACGCTGGTTTACGATGAGTTTACACGTTCATTGCCCACCACCAATAACATTTTTCTATCCATTTTGGAGGAAGGCGTCCTTCCGTTGTACGGCACCAAATTAACCGAGCCTTTTGTTCGAGTCCATCCTGATTTTGCGGTGATCTTCACTAGCAACCCGGATGAATATGCCGGGGTTTACCAAACGCAGGATGCACTTCTTGACCGGCTCATCACCATTTATATCGATCATAAAGATCATGACCGTGAGACGGCAATCGTAGCCGATAAAGCCAACATCGATGACAAGGACGCTGCAGCCATTACAAAGTTGGTCGCAATGCTGCGGGGAGAATGCTTAGAAAATACCGGTCCGAGTCTCCGAGCATCCATCATGATTGCTAGGTTGGCGGCAGAACAAAAAATTAAAATTGATGGATCCAATCCTGATTTCGAACGACTGTGCTTGGACATTCTAGGTCACCAAGTAGGCAGGTGCATCGAATCCGATGAACCAATCAAAACAGCAGAGAAATTAATCAAAAAGGCCTGCAGCAATATGAAACCCAAGCAATAG
- a CDS encoding GvpL/GvpF family gas vesicle protein, producing MSEEEQTGIYIFCGIQTETDEDFGTITIEGETKELFTIRHKDAAIVAVEVPMKIYHPNKDNLLMHQNVVSQVMKRNDTVIPVSFGNVFQSKEDVGVLLENLYPQFEKLFPAIKGKVELGLKVIGKKEWLESIVAENSKIDKMAKAVQGKSEAASYYERIQIGGAAQKIITSLQQNIKQEVFSPLTELAEASKANDPIGEKMLLNAAFLVDRGKEADFDEKINETYEKWKDKVEFSYSGPWPAYNFINIRLQVEDA from the coding sequence ATGAGCGAAGAAGAGCAAACCGGCATCTATATTTTTTGCGGAATCCAGACAGAAACAGACGAAGATTTCGGCACGATTACTATCGAAGGCGAAACTAAGGAGCTGTTTACCATACGCCATAAAGATGCGGCAATTGTAGCAGTAGAGGTTCCGATGAAAATCTATCATCCGAATAAAGACAATTTACTTATGCACCAAAATGTCGTCTCGCAAGTGATGAAAAGGAATGACACTGTAATCCCTGTCAGCTTCGGAAATGTATTCCAGTCCAAGGAAGACGTTGGTGTGTTGCTAGAAAACCTATATCCGCAGTTTGAAAAACTGTTCCCTGCGATAAAAGGGAAGGTGGAGTTAGGTCTGAAAGTGATCGGAAAAAAAGAATGGCTGGAATCAATTGTCGCTGAGAATTCAAAAATCGATAAAATGGCGAAGGCTGTGCAAGGGAAATCAGAAGCAGCCAGCTATTACGAAAGAATTCAGATTGGCGGAGCTGCCCAAAAAATAATCACTTCACTGCAACAGAATATAAAGCAGGAAGTCTTCAGCCCGCTGACGGAGCTCGCTGAGGCATCCAAAGCCAACGACCCGATTGGTGAAAAAATGCTTCTTAATGCAGCCTTTTTAGTAGACCGTGGCAAAGAAGCAGATTTCGATGAAAAAATTAATGAAACATACGAAAAATGGAAGGACAAGGTAGAGTTCAGCTACAGCGGACCTTGGCCTGCGTATAATTTCATCAATATCCGATTACAAGTTGAGGATGCGTGA
- a CDS encoding gas vesicle protein yields the protein MALKESMENKDIALIDILDVILDKGVAIKADLVISIAGVDLVYLDLRVLIASVESLVQAQAGNHETVSSEQFERQREALTDATGQPSKWKD from the coding sequence ATGGCATTAAAAGAATCGATGGAAAATAAGGATATAGCGCTCATTGATATTTTGGATGTCATCCTAGATAAAGGTGTCGCGATCAAGGCGGATTTAGTGATTTCTATTGCTGGCGTCGATCTTGTGTATTTAGATTTGAGAGTATTGATCGCTTCAGTGGAATCTCTCGTTCAGGCCCAAGCGGGAAACCATGAAACCGTATCTTCAGAACAATTTGAAAGACAAAGGGAGGCATTGACTGATGCAACCGGCCAACCAAGCAAGTGGAAAGATTAA
- a CDS encoding gas vesicle protein K, with the protein MQPANQASGKINLDPDNAEHGLAQLVLTVIELLRQIVERHAIRRVEGGTLTDQQIEDLGEALMNLEEKMDELKEIFGLDAEDLNIDLGPLGSLL; encoded by the coding sequence ATGCAACCGGCCAACCAAGCAAGTGGAAAGATTAATTTAGACCCTGATAATGCGGAGCATGGATTGGCGCAATTGGTGCTGACCGTAATTGAGCTATTACGACAAATAGTGGAAAGGCACGCGATTCGGCGGGTCGAAGGCGGAACGTTGACGGACCAGCAAATTGAGGACTTAGGCGAAGCATTGATGAATTTGGAAGAGAAAATGGATGAGCTAAAAGAAATATTCGGTCTGGATGCCGAAGACTTGAATATTGACCTGGGTCCTTTAGGAAGCTTGCTTTGA
- a CDS encoding gas vesicle protein GvpG, whose amino-acid sequence MIHKLVTAPINLVIKIGEKVKEEADKELFDLPTIQQKLIQLQMMYELEEIPDELYKEKEEELLLRYEMAKRMEMQQWEEMTKRK is encoded by the coding sequence ATGATTCATAAACTGGTTACCGCTCCAATCAACCTGGTCATAAAAATCGGTGAAAAGGTGAAAGAGGAAGCTGATAAAGAACTTTTCGACCTTCCGACAATCCAGCAAAAGCTGATTCAGCTTCAAATGATGTATGAACTTGAGGAGATACCAGATGAGTTATATAAAGAGAAAGAAGAAGAATTGCTTCTTCGATATGAAATGGCAAAAAGAATGGAAATGCAGCAATGGGAAGAAATGACAAAGAGGAAATGA